The nucleotide window CACAAACCTGGATGATTGGAGATATCATATTCTTCATCTCGATCTCGTCGTGGTGTGCTCCTATTGCGTTACAAACATCAGCATGCTCTCCGTATTTCTCTGCCCACTGCATACCCAGTATAGCGTGTGGAGTTTCTGATTCTGTTTCAGGAACTTTTCCTATATCGTGAAGTAATCCTGCTCTTTTGGCCATCTTAGCGTTCAATCCTAATTCGGCGGCCATTGTTCCGGCTAAATTTGCAACTTCACGTGAGTGTTGTAATAAGTTTTGTCCGTAAGAAGAACGGTATTTCATTCTACCTACAATTTTTATAAGTTCAGGGTGTAAACCGTGGATACCAAGATCCATTACTGTCCTCTTCCCTACTTCGATAATCTCGTCATCTATTTGCTTTGTGGTTTTTGCTACAATTTCCTCGATACGTGCGGGGTGAATTCTACCGTCGGTAACCAGTTTGTGCATCGAAAGTCTTGCGATCTCTCTACGAACCGGATCGAAACAAGATAAAATGATAGCTTCCGGAGTGTCGTCTACGATAATTTCTACACCTGTAGCCGATTCCAGGGCTCTGATATTTCGTCCTTCACGTCCGATAATTCTACCTTTAATATCATCAGATTCTATATTAAATACAGAAACTGAATTTTCTATTGCATGCTCTGTAGCGACTCTCTGAATGGTATTAATAACAACTTTCTTAGCTTCATTTTTAGCAGTCAGCTTAGCTTCTTCGATAGTATCCTGAATAAAATTCATCGCATCGGACTTTGCCTCCTCTTTTAGAGACTCCAACAATTTTGCTTTGGCCTCCTCTTGCGACAAACCTGAAATAGACTCCAGTTCATCAACTTGCTTACGGTGAAGTTTTTCAACTTCTTTTGTTTTCCTGTCTAATATTTCAGCTTTCTTACCAGAATCTTCTACTTTTCTCTCAAGTTCCTGATTTTTCTTTTTTGATTTATCCAGCTCCTGCGAAACTTTTGACTCTTTTTGCTTAATTCTTTTCTCTGCCTCAGATATTTTACGATCCTTAGAGGTAATTACTTTTTCATGTTCACTTTTAAGCTCTATAAACTTCTCTTTTGCCTGAAGGATCTTATCTTTTTTGAGCGCATCGGCTTCAGCTTTCCCTTCTTTTATTATTAATGCAGCATCTTTCTTTGCATCCAATAATATCTTTGCCCGTTTTTTCTCGACGTCTTTTCTATTAAGTATCCGAGAAAAAAAGTATCCTAACACTACAGCAATCACTGCCACTGCAACTATTAGAACAATATTCATAAATTCCATAATGATCTGGTTTTTAAATAAAAATCCTACATCGATTCTTTATGTGTAAACCCCTGCTATACAGGATTAAGAGCTAAATTGAAGGTTAAGTATCCACCGTTTTCAACAAAGTTGAAATTCCCGAGGGCGTGGCCCGCTTGTCCAACAAAAACACACTCTTTATTATTATAATGTTGAGTTTACCAAAAAAATTAGAACCAATGTAGGAAAAATATCTTCTGTCTAAAGTTAATTAAATTACTTGATTTATTAAAGTATTTAACGCGCTTAATTTATCTGATAAAGAGCTACTTTCTTCATCAGAAACTTTATTAGCTTTTTCGAGTTGCGAAGCAAATTGTAATGCACACATGGCCAAAACATCCTGTTTATCTTTTACAGCATAGTTTTTTTCAAATTCCTTTATCAAAGATTCAACCTTTCGAGCAACTTTTCTAAGCTCTTCCTCCTCTTCAGGAAGAATATTCAAGGGATAAACCCTGTCAGCTATCGAAACTTTTACTCTTACTTTATCGGCCATTACATATATATAAGTTCAAAACCAAATATTATTGATTCGGTATTAACCTTGCATCAACGCTATACAACTGTCAATTTCGCGCACTAAACGATTTATTTTCAATTTCGTTTCTCTTACTCCCTCATCGCCTCCACTTAATGCAGAAGCTACTTTAGTTCGCTGA belongs to Bacteroidota bacterium and includes:
- a CDS encoding cell division protein ZapA; the protein is MADKVRVKVSIADRVYPLNILPEEEEELRKVARKVESLIKEFEKNYAVKDKQDVLAMCALQFASQLEKANKVSDEESSSLSDKLSALNTLINQVI
- the rny gene encoding ribonuclease Y, coding for MNIVLIVAVAVIAVVLGYFFSRILNRKDVEKKRAKILLDAKKDAALIIKEGKAEADALKKDKILQAKEKFIELKSEHEKVITSKDRKISEAEKRIKQKESKVSQELDKSKKKNQELERKVEDSGKKAEILDRKTKEVEKLHRKQVDELESISGLSQEEAKAKLLESLKEEAKSDAMNFIQDTIEEAKLTAKNEAKKVVINTIQRVATEHAIENSVSVFNIESDDIKGRIIGREGRNIRALESATGVEIIVDDTPEAIILSCFDPVRREIARLSMHKLVTDGRIHPARIEEIVAKTTKQIDDEIIEVGKRTVMDLGIHGLHPELIKIVGRMKYRSSYGQNLLQHSREVANLAGTMAAELGLNAKMAKRAGLLHDIGKVPETESETPHAILGMQWAEKYGEHADVCNAIGAHHDEIEMKNMISPIIQVCDAISGARPGARRQVVDSYLKRLKELEDLALESEGVTKAYAIQAGRELRVLVESEKV